The Myxocyprinus asiaticus isolate MX2 ecotype Aquarium Trade chromosome 31, UBuf_Myxa_2, whole genome shotgun sequence genome has a segment encoding these proteins:
- the LOC127422034 gene encoding lissencephaly-1 homolog A-like, which translates to MVLSQRQRDELNRAIADYLRSNGYEEAYSVFKKEAELDMNEELDKKYAGLLEKKWTSVIRLQKKVMELESKLNEAKEEITLGGPIGQKRDPKEWIPRPPERYALSGHRSPVTRVIFHPVFSVIVSASEDATIKVWDYETGDFERTLKGHTDSVQDISFDQTGKLLASCSADMTIKLWDFQGFECIRTMHGHDHNVSSVAIMPNGDHIVSASRDKTIKMWEVATGYCVKTFTGHREWVRMVRPNQDGTLIASSSNDQTVRVWVVASKECKAELREHEHVVECISWAPESAHPTILEATGSETKKSGKPGPFLLSGSRDKTIKMWDVSTGMCLMTLVGHDNWVRGILVHPGGKFIVSCADDKTLRIWDYKNKRCMKTLSAHEHFVTSLDFHKSAPYVVTGSVDQTVKVWECR; encoded by the exons AAACCGAGCGATAGCTGATTACCTTCGTTCCAACGGATATGAAGAGGCATATTCAGTTTTCAAAAAGGAGGCGGAATTAGACATG AATGAGGAACTGGATAAGAAGTATGCAGGCCTTTTGGAAAAGAAATGGACTTCAGTCATCAGATTACAGAAAAAG GTGATGGAATTAGAATCAAAACTGAATGAAGCGAAAGAAGAGATAACTTTAGGTGGGCCAATTGGACAGAAGCGAGACCCCAAAGAATGGATCCCCCGTCCCCCTGAGCGATACGCCCTGAGCGGCCACAGGAGTCCTGTCACCAGAGTCATTTTCCATCCTGTTTTCAGTGTCATAGTCTCTGCCTCAGAGGATGCAACAATAAAG GTATGGGACTATGAAACGGGCGACTTTGAGCGCACCCTTAAGGGCCACACAGACTCTGTACAGGACATCTCCTTTGACCAAACTGGAAAGCTCTTGGCCTCCTGTTCAGCAGACATGACCATTAAGCTTTGGGACTTCCAGGGCTTCGAGTGTATCAGGACCATGCACG gGCATGACCATAATGTTTCATCAGTAGCTATTATGCCCAATGGAGATCATATAGTTTCAGCCTCAAGGgataaaaccattaaaatgtgggaggtggccacagg GTACTGTGTGAAGACATTCACTGGCCACAGAGAGTGGGTGCGCATGGTGCGGCCCAACCAGGATGGGACCCTGATCGCCAGTAGTTCTAATGACCAGACGGTGCGTGTTTGGGTGGTGGCCTCGAAAGAATGCAAGGCAGAGCTGCGGGAGCATGAACATGTGGTGGAGTGCATTTCTTGGGCCCCTGAAAGTGCACATCCCACCATTCTGGAAGCGACTGGCTCAGAG ACTAAGAAGAGTGGGAAACCTGGACCTTTCCTGCTATCTGGTTCCAGAGACAAGACTATCAAGATGTGGGATGTAAGCACTGGGATGTGCCTTATGACACTG GTTGGCCATGATAATTGGGTGCGTGGGATTCTTGTGCACCCTGGGGGAAAGTTCATTGTGAGCTGTGCTGATGACAAGACCTTGAGGATCTGGGACTACAAAAACAAGCGCTGCATGAAGACCTTGAGTGCCCATGAACATTTTGTTACCTCTCTGG ATTTCCACAAGTCTGCTCCGTACGTCGTCACCGGCAGTGTAGATCAAACAGTAAAAGTGTGGGAGTGTCGCTGA